A genomic stretch from Hydrogenobacter sp. includes:
- a CDS encoding ribonuclease HIII: MNISLRLPEEYYEEIFEILRSLGFYQREVKNALWSVCKEGTCATLYPSGSLLLQGEKSQHIRDLVLSFIKIPKNVQIGCDESGKGDVFGPLVVCCAVISPSSYKEVLLATPKDCKLLKDDELLKRVQKLSLLVEARCVIYEPELLNALYEEVKNYSRIMDRAYGTLIEELRKNYDAKIHIDAYSSHNPFGRDVVFERKGEREVATSVASMFARAKFLLWLEEHNLPKGSGSKAMYMAKELLKKDPQKAKKLVKIFFLD, from the coding sequence TTGAATATAAGCTTGAGACTTCCAGAAGAGTATTACGAAGAGATATTTGAAATCTTAAGGAGTTTGGGTTTTTATCAGAGGGAGGTAAAAAACGCTTTATGGTCTGTATGTAAGGAAGGTACGTGCGCAACGCTTTATCCTTCAGGTTCTCTGCTTTTGCAAGGTGAAAAGTCTCAACATATCAGAGATCTTGTACTTTCCTTCATAAAAATACCGAAAAATGTGCAGATAGGTTGTGATGAATCGGGTAAGGGAGACGTATTTGGTCCACTCGTGGTGTGCTGTGCTGTTATATCCCCATCTTCATACAAAGAAGTGCTTTTAGCGACTCCGAAGGATTGTAAACTTTTGAAGGATGATGAGCTTTTAAAGAGGGTACAGAAACTGTCTTTGCTTGTAGAAGCGAGATGTGTCATTTACGAACCGGAGCTTTTGAATGCTCTTTACGAAGAGGTTAAGAACTACAGCAGGATAATGGATAGAGCTTACGGTACGCTTATAGAAGAACTGCGTAAAAACTATGACGCTAAAATACATATAGATGCTTATTCATCACATAATCCCTTTGGAAGGGATGTAGTATTTGAGCGCAAGGGTGAGAGGGAAGTTGCAACTTCAGTAGCGAGCATGTTTGCGAGGGCTAAGTTCCTCCTCTGGTTAGAGGAACATAACCTTCCAAAAGGTTCGGGTAGTAAGGCTATGTATATGGCAAAGGAACTACTCAAAAAGGATCCTCAAAAGGCTAAAAAGCTCGTAAAGATCTTTTTTTTAGATTGA
- a CDS encoding metal ABC transporter ATP-binding protein: MREVLTVRNLTFRYRKEEPLIENLNFSVFEGEFFGILGPNGSGKTTLLRIMLGFLKPLEGSVEIFGRDIKSFKNWEKIGYVPQRFYVERAFTGTVGELFRAIAPKEKVGWIIAYLHLEDILRKPFTHLSGGQQQKVLLALALTTNPDLLILDEPLTGLDIHAQEHIESILREISQRRTVIVVSHDVGFIVRNSSRILCLGMHECRLVKAQDLESMLKELYRLH; this comes from the coding sequence ATGAGGGAAGTATTAACTGTGCGAAACCTCACCTTTCGCTATAGAAAGGAAGAGCCTTTAATTGAAAACTTAAACTTTTCCGTATTTGAAGGGGAGTTTTTCGGTATACTCGGTCCAAACGGCTCTGGTAAAACCACCCTTCTTAGGATCATGCTTGGTTTTTTAAAACCTCTTGAGGGTAGCGTGGAGATCTTCGGAAGAGACATAAAAAGTTTCAAAAATTGGGAGAAGATAGGGTATGTGCCTCAGAGATTTTATGTGGAGAGAGCTTTTACCGGAACAGTAGGTGAGCTTTTCAGAGCTATAGCTCCTAAGGAAAAGGTAGGATGGATCATAGCTTACCTTCACCTTGAGGACATACTGAGAAAGCCTTTCACTCATCTATCTGGTGGGCAACAGCAAAAGGTACTTCTCGCTCTTGCCCTTACAACAAATCCCGATCTTTTGATACTTGATGAGCCACTCACTGGTCTTGATATACATGCTCAAGAGCATATAGAAAGCATACTCAGGGAAATAAGCCAAAGGAGAACGGTTATAGTGGTTTCTCACGACGTAGGATTTATCGTAAGGAACTCAAGCAGGATCCTATGCTTGGGTATGCACGAATGTAGACTTGTAAAGGCTCAGGATCTTGAGAGTATGCTAAAAGAACTTTACAGACTCCACTGA
- a CDS encoding metal ABC transporter permease, protein MTLLDYTFIWKGLLSGLLISASTALIGVFLLMKRLSLIGAGLSHAAFGGIALAILFNADPTLFTVFYTLLSGIILQYLIESKGLPADTVISLFFSVGVALAVVILGITQNLGTNVYSYLFGSILTVSDTELFSAVATSIFTFLFIFINYRKLLLISFNEEIATLRGVKVRVLNYMLVSVASINIVFAIKAVGLILASSFIAIPPMSALLICTSFFSTMMVSVSVSFIATVFGILLSLRLDIPPSGSVVLSMVFIFLIFTIWKVFLNLKKRSLRAF, encoded by the coding sequence ATGACTCTTTTAGATTACACCTTTATATGGAAGGGACTCTTAAGCGGTTTATTAATTAGCGCTTCTACAGCACTTATCGGTGTTTTTCTGCTTATGAAGAGGTTATCCCTCATAGGAGCTGGGCTTTCTCACGCAGCCTTTGGTGGTATAGCCTTAGCTATACTCTTTAATGCTGACCCGACACTTTTTACAGTGTTTTATACACTGCTTTCCGGAATTATCCTCCAGTACCTCATAGAAAGCAAGGGACTCCCCGCGGATACAGTGATATCCTTATTTTTTTCTGTAGGAGTAGCCTTGGCTGTTGTCATCTTGGGCATCACCCAAAATCTCGGAACTAACGTATACTCTTATCTCTTTGGGAGCATACTCACCGTCTCGGATACCGAACTTTTTAGCGCGGTAGCCACATCAATATTCACTTTTTTGTTTATTTTTATCAATTACAGAAAGCTCTTACTAATAAGTTTTAACGAAGAAATAGCCACCTTAAGAGGTGTAAAGGTACGTGTATTAAACTATATGCTTGTAAGTGTAGCATCCATAAACATAGTTTTTGCAATAAAGGCTGTTGGACTGATCCTTGCCTCATCTTTCATAGCGATACCTCCTATGTCTGCGCTACTCATCTGCACTTCTTTTTTTTCCACCATGATGGTATCTGTGAGCGTATCTTTTATTGCCACAGTTTTTGGAATTTTACTTTCACTGCGATTAGATATACCACCAAGTGGTTCTGTGGTACTATCTATGGTGTTTATATTTTTAATATTTACCATCTGGAAGGTGTTTCTCAATCTAAAAAAAAGATCTTTACGAGCTTTTTAG